From Ailuropoda melanoleuca isolate Jingjing chromosome 8, ASM200744v2, whole genome shotgun sequence, a single genomic window includes:
- the LOC100475026 gene encoding olfactory receptor 52J3: MPQQNITMVHPSTFFLLGIPGLETAHAWISLPFCCIYLMALIGNITILIVIWTERTLRDPMFFFLAILSAIDLALSTTSVPRMLGIFWFNAHEIGFGACVAQMFLIHTFTGMESAVLLAMAFDRYVAICAPLHYTTILTVRVLSGIGGGVALSAVVLTLPMIYLVHRLPFCNARIIAHTYCEHMGIAKLACANIQINAIYGLFVASFLVLVLVLVGISYGYILHAVFHLKSQEARHKTLSTCSSHAAVMFVFYTPSLFSFLTHRFGQKIPSYVHILVANIYVVLPPALNPIIYGVRTKQIRECVIRVFTDK; encoded by the coding sequence ATGCCCCAACAAAATATAACCATGGTCCATCCatccacattttttcttttaggcaTCCCAGGGCTTGAGACTGCCCATGCCTGGATCTCATTGCCCTTCTGTTGTATTTACCTTATGGCTCTTATTGGCAATATCACAATCTTGATAGTCATATGGACAGAAAGAACCCTCCGGGATCCAATGTTCTTCTTTCTTGCCATTCTATCAGCCATAGATCTGGCCCTCTCCACAACCTCGGTACCACGAATGTTGGGTATCTTTTGGTTTAACGCTCATGAAATTGGCTTTGGAGCTTGTGTGGCCCAGATGTTTCTCATACACACCTTCACAGGAATGGAGTCTGCTGTTCTGCTGGCGATGGCCTTTGACCGCTATGTAGCCATCTGTGCCCCCCTCCACTATACAACCATCCTGACAGTCCGAGTGCTGTCAGGAATTGGAGGGGGTGTTGCACTGAGTGCAGTTGTGCTCACACTGCCCATGATCTACCTTGTCCACCGTCTACCCTTTTGCAATGCCCGCATTATTGCCCACACCTACTGTGAGCACATGGGCATTGCCAAGTTGGCTTGTGCTAACATTCAGATCAATGCTATCTATGGTCTCTTTGTTGCTTCCTTCCTTGTTCTTGTCCTGGTGCTTGTTGGAATCTCCTATGGCTACATCCTCCATGCTGTATTCCACCTCAAATCACAAGAGGCCCGTCACAAGACACTGAGCACTTGTAGCTCTCATGCCGCAGtcatgtttgttttctatacaccctctctcttctccttcctcactcACCGATTTGGCCAGAAAATACCCTCTTATGTCCACATTCTCGTTGCCAACATCTACGTGGTCCTTCCACCAGCCCTCAACCCCATCATCTATGGGGTAAGGACTAAGCAAATCAGAGAGTGTGTGATCAGGGTATTTACTGACAAGTAA
- the LOC100475284 gene encoding olfactory receptor 52D1, whose product MPPLNTSRPSPVTFLLMGIPGLEHLHVWIGIPFCSMYVVAVVGNVTILVVVRAERSLHEPMFLFLCMLSITDLVLSTSTLPRMLCLFWLGAYDIAFDACLTQMFFIHSFTAMESGFFLAMAFDRYVAICDPLRHTTILTHARITIMGIIVVIRGVAFFSPHPILLKQLPYCRTRIIAHTYCEFMAVVKLACVDIRATKSYSLSMASIIGSCDAILIAVSYAFILRSVFRLPSREAGFKALGTCGSHVCVILVFYSTAGFSIFTHRFGKSVPAHIHIFIANMYLLVPPFLNPIVYGVRTKKIREHVLRTLMIKGA is encoded by the coding sequence ATGCCTCCTCTCAACACTTCTCGTCCCTCTCCTGTCACCTTCTTGCTGATGGGCATCCCAGGACTAGAGCACCTGCATGTCTGGATTGGGATTCCCTTCTGCTCCATGTACGTGGTGGCCGTGGTGGGGAATGTGACCATCCTGGTGGTGGTGAGGGCCGAGCGAAGTCTCCACGAGCCTatgttcctcttcctctgcatgCTCTCCATCACCGACCTGGTCCTCTCCACGTCCACGCTGCCCCGCATGCTCTGTCTCTTCTGGCTTGGAGCCTATGACATTGCCTTTGATGCCTGCCTGACCCAAATGTTCTTCATCCATAGCTTTACTGCTATGGAATCAGGCTTTTTCCTGGCCATGGCCTTTGACCGTTATGTGGCCATTTGTGACCCACTGCGCCATACCACCATTCTCACCCATGCTCGCATCACCATAATGGGTATAATTGTGGTGATTCGGGGTGTagccttcttttctccacatcccatCCTGCTCAAACAGCTGCCCTACTGCAGAACACGAATCATTGCCCACACCTACTGTGAGTTCATGGCTGTGGTGAAGTTGGCGTGTGTGGACATAAGGGCCACCAAGAGTTATAGCCTCAGTATGGCCTCTATCATTGGCTCATGTGATGCCATTCTCATTGCTGTATCCTATGCCTTCATCCTCCGCTCTGTGTTCCGCCTGCCATCCCGAGAAGCTGGCTTTAAGGCTTTGGGCACGTGTGGATCACATGTCTGTGTCATCCTTGTGTTCTATTCCACAGCtggtttttccattttcactCACCGATTTGGGAAGAGTGTGCCTGCACATATccatatttttattgcaaatatgTACCTTTTGGTGCCCCCTTTCCTCAACCCCATTGTGTATGGAGTAAGGACTAAGAAAATACGGGAGCACGTTCTTAGGACATTAATGATCAAAGGTGCTTGA
- the LOC100474253 gene encoding LOW QUALITY PROTEIN: olfactory receptor 52A5 (The sequence of the model RefSeq protein was modified relative to this genomic sequence to represent the inferred CDS: deleted 1 base in 1 codon) — MASINTSYLNPRTVILIGIPGLEHVQFWIGFPFFAVCLVALLGNIILLIIIRTERSLHQPMYIFLAVLAATDVGLCVAIAPKMLAIFWFRSCSMAFDTCLAQLFFIHALQCMESGILLAMAFDRYIAICDPLRHTSILTPSILGRMIVIVAIRAIVLVGLLPILIKRLHAFHSILIAHSYCEHMAVVKLAAEDVRVNKTCGLFVGFAILGFDMIFILISYMLIFQAVFHLHQKEARLKAFNTCTAHIFVFLEFYILAFFSFFSHRFGHVAPPTHILLSTVYLLVPPALNPIVYGVKNKVIHTRVARIFLLSHISHQ, encoded by the exons ATGGCATCCATCAATACTTCATATTTGAACCCCAGGACTGTAATCTTGATTGGGATTCCTGGACTAGAACATGTGCAGTTTTGGATTGGGTTTCCTTTCTTTGCTGTGTGCCTAGTGGCTCTTTTGGGAAATATCATTTTACTCATCATCATCCGCACAGAACGCAGCCTGCATCAGCCCATGTACATCTTCCTGGCTGTGCTGGCAGCCACTGATGTAGGACTCTGTGTAGCCATTGCTCCCAAGATGTTGGCCATCTTCTGGTTCAGATCTTGCTCTATGGCCTTTGACACCTGCCTAGCTCAGCTGTTCTTCATTCATGCCTTGCAGTGCATGGAGTCTGGCATTCTGTTGGCCATGGCTTTTGACCGCTACATTGCCATCTGTGATCCACTGAGACACACATCCATCCTCACACCTTCCATCTTGGGTCGCATGATAGTAATAGTGGCAATTCGAGCTATAGTGCTGGTTGGTCTGTTACCCATTCTAATCAAAAGATTGCATGCTTTTCATTCCATTCTTATTGCCCACTCTTACTGTGAGCACATGGCTGTGGTCAAGCTAGCTGCAGAAGACGTCCGAGTCAATAAAACATGTGGCCTTTTTGTGGGTTTTGCCATACTGGGATTTGAcatgatttttatcctcatttcctatatgcttattttccagGCTGTTTTTCATCTACACCAAAAGGAGGCACGGCTCAAAGCATTTAATACATGCACAgctcacatttttgtttttctt gagttttatattcttgccttcttctccttcttcagcCACCGTTTTGGACATGTTGCTCCCCCTACCCACATTCTTCTGTCTACTGTCTACCTCCTTGTGCCACCTGCACTCAACCCTATTGTCTATGGTGTAAAAAACAAAGTAATCCATACACGTGTGGCAAGGATTTTTCTTCTGAGTCATATATCCCACCAGTGA